From the Candidozyma auris chromosome 2, complete sequence genome, the window AGTTGAAGTTCCGAGGGTGGTACCGAGGACGGTAACGAGGCCATTGCCGGGGGACCAGTCGAGGGGTTCAACCGAATACGTCAACTTACAATTTAGAGCAAAGCCTAAAACGCTGTGAATAAAAAAGatactttcttttttcttcacaacACGCGTATAGATAAGATCAAACTGTAGATTTTAGTATTCTGCGAAAGCGTTTCGGTAGACTTAAAAAATGGCCCTCTGGCTGTCAATTTGATGGTCGTGCGCGTACCGCtacataaaaaaaagtgtcATATCTTGTAGTTTTGCATATACCCTCCATATCATCAACCATAGACATGTCTTCGGAGCTCATCAGTAAGTTCCAGGAAATCGGGCtttctgaaaagaaagccaaagacATCGCAAAAAACGAGAAAGTGTCTGCCAGCTTCGTGGAAGTTTTGGACGAAGGAAGCGTCTCCAAAGCcgatgagaagaagctcaacttGCTATACAACTTGGCTGTAGATAGCAAGAACAATGGCGTGGCGCCAGAGCAGAGAAAAATTGTCACGAGGGCAATTGTAGACAACAGATTGAAAACTAATTTGCAAGTGACCGAGGCTTTAAGATATGTTGCTGAGAAAGGTGACAGTGCTACTGAAGATGAGATGAATGCAGCTTCAGGTGTAGGAGTGGAATTGAGTCGAGACGACGTCAAAAGCGAGGTCCTCAAGTACATTGAGctgaaaaaggaagaggtTTTGGCTAAGAGGTACGCTGGGGTTCCTTCTCTCTTGAGTGAGACGAAGAAGCTTCCAAGTCTCAAATGGGCGGCGCCCGGAGACTTCAAGCCTGTCATTGATGGCATTGCCTTGGAGCTATTTGGGCCCAAAGACGAAAGAGACGTGGttaagaaggagaagaagaaaaaggagCCTAAAGCTAGCGCCaaaaaggaggagaaggccGCAGAACCTGAGAGGTCTATGTTCACAGAGGGCTTCTTGGGAGAATTGCACAAGCCAGGTGAAAACCCACAGGCGTTCCcagagttgatgaaggaaCACTTAGAGTTTACTAAGGGTAAAGTGTTCACAAGATTCCCACCGGAACCCAACGGGTTCCTCCACATTGGCCACTCGAAGGCCATCATGGTGAACTTCGGTTACGCCAAGCACTTCAACGGTAATTGTTATCTTCGTTTCGACGACACCAATCCTGAGGCCGAAGAGGAAGTCTACTTCAATTCGATAAAGAACATGGTGTCGTGGCTTGGCTTCGAGCCCTGGAAGATCACTCACTCCTCCGACTACTTTGACGAATTGTATGAGTTGGCAGAgaaattgatcaaggtCGATAAGGCGTACGTGTGCCATTGCACGCCTGAGGAGGTTAAAGCTCAAAGAGGTATGAAGCCCGACGGCACTTTGGGTGGTGAAAGATTCCCATCCCCATACCGCTCTCGATCAGTAGAGGAAAATCTTACGGAATTCAGAAAAATGAGAGATGGTCACTATAAGCCAGGTGACGCCGTGTTGAGAATGAAGCAGGACATCTACTCGCCAAACCCTCAAATGTGGGATTTGGTTGCATACCGTGTTTTGAACGCTCCACACCACAGAACCGGCGACAAGTGGAGAATTTACCCTACATACGACTTCACCCACTGTTTGGTTGATTCTTTCGAGAACATTTCTCACTCCTTGTGTACGACGGAATTCCGTCTTTCCAGAGAGAGTTACGAATGGTTATGTGACGCATTGCATGTTTATAGACCCGCCCAAAGAGAGTATGGCCGTTTGAACATCACGGGAACAATTTTgtcgaaaagaaagattgcCAAGTTGGTCAACGAGGGCTACGTGAGGGGCTGGGATGACCCTAGACTTTACACTTTGGAGGCCATCAAGCGCAGAGGTGTTCCTCCAGGTGCTATTTTGACATTCATCAATACCTTGGGTGTTACAACTTCTACAACTAATATTCAGGTGATCAGACTCGAGAGTGCTGTGAGATCTTATTTGGACAACACCACTCCAAGATTGATGCTATTGCTGGAACCTTTGTTGTGCGAAGTCGTCAACGTTGACGAGGGCTTTGGTGAAGAGGTGGAGGTTTCTTACAAGCCAGGAGCCGAGGACAAATTCGGAAGCAGAAAGGTCAAGttcaccaagaagttcTACATTGACCGTTCTGATTACAGAGACGAGACTGATAAAGAATATTTCAGATTGGCGCCAGGTCAGCCTGTTGGCTTAATGAAGGTTCCATACAATGTGTCGGTTCATGAGGTCATTAGAGACGAAGCTGGCAATGTCACCAAGTTATTGGTGAACTATGAGTCtggcatcaagaagaagccaaagaagtaCATTCAATGGGTTGGCGAGAACAACGTCaggaagatcaaggagatcagaATGTATAATCAGTTGTTCAAGAGTGAAAACCCTAGCGCACACCCAGACggctttttgaaggatattAATGACAAATCTGAGGAGATAATCAGGAACTCTATTATCGAGGCTGCTGGATTTGAggagattttgaagaagtcgCCATTGAACATCGGTATCGAAGGTTCTGAATTCAACATCAACGAGGCCGCCGGCCCTCACACAGTCAGATTCCAGGCTCTTAGAATTGGATATTTCTGCATGGACAAGGACTCCTCCGAGGACAGTGTGGTGTTGAACAGAATTGTCACATTGAAGGAAGATGCCGCAAAGGCTTGAACATGAGCTCTGGAGATGAAGGGCAGGTAACGATGGCTTGCGATCCTATTCGGTAACCAACAGCGACTGCTCTAGCCATAAACGCTGGAATGTAGAGTCAAGGGTCCATGCATGAGGCAATTTGGGGTATATACGTGAGTCTTGCTGTTTGTCGGGATTGAGAAGCAAAAGTCCCTGATAGGAAATGTGCATGTTACGTCAACAATTGCAGAGAGACCTATCGAAGTGGCTATTTGCCATGCAGCAGATAATTACTCAGCTTGATGGAGGGGGTATAGCTTACAGAGGATTCGAATTTGCTGGATGATCACCCAAAAGAGCAATATCGTGAACAATCAGGCAGTGATTATTAGATGAACTGATATCACACCACCAACCCGAtcgaaagagaaggagcgGAGAACAATGAAATGGGTTCATTTAAGTATCAGCTGATTGATTGTTACATGGGTTCGGAACAGAAGAGATGAAAGGGCCGATGCGGAGAGGTGAGATGATaattttcatcaaaataATATTGGCGAGAGCAtcagaaaagaagaaaaaaaaaaaaaaaaaatagtGCATCTCGCCTTCAGGGCCCAGCCAATTTCACGAGGGGAGCCGACCAAAATGAGGCCATATTAGATTCGATCCGCCATTGTTAAAGTGAATACTGTAATGGAAACTATCATTAGTCACAGATACTTTTATGGAAGTACTATAGTTTGCAATGCTGTAGAGGATGAGACATGGAAGACGCAAAGGGGGCtaaaagagagaagaaaatatTCAAGAATCTTATCGGCAGAGAGGGCGAGGAGAGAGGCGATTCCGAGGGGGGCGGTCCCCTCGGCGAAGGCGGCCCCGTCTGTCTGCAGTCCGCGCAGAGGACAATGAAAAATATACTGCCAATTTCAACCCCATTGACCTTTCGGAGTTTCACCTCCCGGATAAACTCAGCCAGAGCCAACCGAGTATTGAAAAAGGGCAAATTACTATGATgttcaaatttttcactGGCCGGCCGTGCGGCTTAGATCTAAGGCGGCGCGAGTGGGGGAGGTGGGGAGCGTCAAAGCGCAGCCAATCCGAGCGGCAGACAGGCGGGAGAAATTTGGGGGGACCAGGACCAATGGTGGTTTTTTTGCAGACCAAAGTGAAAagcgaaaaaaagagtATGAGGCGGTCATAAAAGTGTCCATGAATAGCATCCCATTTCTCATTTCGTCGATTGTTATCGCCAGGGTGTGGCGATGCCACTGGGCGTAAGAGACACAAAATCGAAGACAATAGCTGATGAGGCGACTCCGAACAACGGAGACACGAAGCGGTTTCTTGACCGGTGACAAAAGCGTGGGATACGAACAAAGGTGCATTGAGAGAGAATGTAAGGGAAACTAACCTGTTGGGGGTTGACTAAGTGGTGTAAGTGAGAGGGAGCTAGAAGAATGGGATATACGAAacgccaaaaagaaaaatgacgATAAATGTAGATGACCCAGTCAAATAGAAGCAAATTAGAGCAAATTGGTTTTGATTACGGGGTGCTACGATAGTTTGAGCTGTAGGAGGGTTTGAGGTGTAGGAGGggattggctgcaaatgagTATTGGTGCGGACACTGGCTAAGGTAGACTAGCATAAGCGTCTTCCAACTACTGAAAATGCCTCAACAGCAATGAGAAGTTAAGTGCAAGGAGAGGTCGAAAGTACAAGTCATCAGTGGAGTTGCCGTTATCCGTTACTTGTCTTTCAGATCTTCGTCTTGAAGGTGCAACACTTCTACTTCTCCAATTACTACTGAGGTATATTCCCAGCAGTTCTGCTTAATGGTGCCTAAATTGACTCTTTCCCACCAATCTCCGAAAGCGTCAAACATGTGCATTTTTTTGTACCCACTATCTTCACTCACATCCCACAGCCTAATTCCACTCCCTGGTGCTAAGCTTCCTTAATCAAGGGATACGCGAGAGCATGCTATTGCAAAGCCAACAAAGCTTCAGCCACCCACTCGAAAAGAACGCTTCAGCCTGAAGTGTatttgagcttttcttcgATGGAGTTTCTCGGTAATCTTTTCTGATATATACTTTGGTTTCAGTCGAGAGACCTTCCAAGGGTCCTTTTAACAGCCACCCTCGGAAGTGCCGTTTGTTTCTCTGACTCCGGTTTCGGCACCCCCGGTTATCTTTCTCAATGGAGAACGCGTAAAAATAAAATCGAAAATTTTGCATCGATGTGTCTCCTTTCCATGGCTTGTGTGCACGCCCGCATCGGCGCCAGATGGGCTGCGGCCGGTATGGTACCATGGGCAGCCCGTGCAGCTGCATGAGCCGCTTGCTGGTCGCGGTATGCATGCATAAACCACCCCTGCGATTACTAACTCTTCGAAAAGAACACAGTTTCTGGATGAAATTTTGGGATTTCGAAATATCTGTGTAGATATTCAAATTCTTCGGCATCACTTTCCGGGggaactttttttctcggCTCAATTTGGTCTCGTTTTCGCCACCTTCATGCGCCCCAACCCCtcgcttttctttttcgctcAACAAATTGCACTTTTTATTCTTGCCCCTCCATCAAGTATTTAACCACCAGGTCGCGCCATcaagggaaaaaaaaagggaagaaaaaatttaaGAAAAACCACCCCCGCTTCTTCCTGGCCCCTTAGCGTTTTTCAttcgtccttcttcttctccccCTCGGGTCGACCCTAATCTTTTACAATTCTCCCTTTTGTAAATGTCCACCTTGACTCTTGCGGTGGCTGATTACTTCAAGCAAGAGCCGCAGCAGGCTGCAAACATCAACCAGAAGTTGAATGGATTGAACCAACCAAAAGCTCAGCAGCTCCAAACtcagctgctgctgatgctgGATCATGACCGGCTCGTCCAAGGCAGGGACCTTCTTTCGCTGTCGGCGCCTCCGATGTTGCCGAAAACATCACCGGCAGTTGCCATTCCACAAAAACTCAATTTGTCATACACGACGTCTTCGTTTTCAAAGCTGGCGCCAGACCTTACTTCGTGGCTGGATAACCACGACGACGAGGTGGATCCCTTGACCAAAGATAGCGATGTGGCGGTGAAGCTCGATATTGGTGAGATTCCCGACAGTGCGGTGGCTCCGTTGAAAGAGAGCGCAGCACCTAAAATTGAGATTAAAAGCCCATCTGCTGAAGACGCTTTTTCTACAAAGACAGAGCCCGTGGTTCCTAAAGTAGAGCCCGTCATTGACACTATCGTCGCCGAGGAAGTCTCAGACAAGCCTCGCTCTGCATCAGACACCATGCCTCCGTTGCGCAAACTCAAGCTGTCGTTAAAGCTTCCCCAGCTTCACAAGTCTAGCCTGACGTCACTGCTCTCGCCAAAACTGGTGAGGTTTGCCAGCCGCCTCGAGAATGTGAAGCATTTCAAAGGCAAGGACTCGCCCCTGGCAGTCTCCGCTCAGAACACTCCTCTTGGCTCGCCTTCCTTCTGCGACTTTGATGTGGCCGACTACTTCTCCAATAACAGCAACTTCACCGACTTGCAACTCGATCTGGAGGACTCCGACTCGGACCTGGagtccttcttcaaggtgcTCCAGCACCGCTACAAAATCAGCTTCACGAACTTCACTCCTCCTCAAAACATTTACGACAAGCTCCTGTGCCCTGTTTATTTGCACAAGGCAGTCATGTCTGCCGACAAGAAGCTGATGGTACTCACGGTGATGTGCGAGAATTTGGCATACGAGAAGAATCTCAGCGTCAAaatcaccttcaacaactggCACTCCACTGTCATTTACAACAATGCCACTTACGTGAAGTCGTTTTCATCATTGAATTTTGACCAATTCAAGTTTACCATCCCGCTCACGCTGCTTCCCAGTGCCATCAACGCCCAGTTTTGCATCAAATACTCTGTGGCCGGATCCACCTACTGGGACAACAATAATAGTAAGAACTACTCCGTCACATTGACCTCTAGCGACAAACCCTCGCCTAAGCAAAGGAGCAAGCCCAAAATTTCCCTGAGCACTTTCGAATACAAACCACCTGCTTTCTCGCAAGATTCTCATCTGGCCGAGAGACCTGCCAGTGACGCCTTCGCTCCTTCTAAAAGCTCTGTCCCTTACTCAGAATTGGTTACTAAACTCATGCATGTAAAGATGGACGAGCACAAGAAGCGCATTCCATTATTGAAGTCAAACTCGACCTCCAACGTCGTTTCAACACCACCTCCAAAGCAATCTCTGCAGGTTAGACCCAAATACTCAAGGTCGTTCATTTCGAGAACTGCATCACAAGATTCCAATAGTGGTTCTGTCACTTCACCACAAAAGACATCGCTAGTCAAGAAGGACGAACCATCGGTCATTTCACCTTCCAAGACTGCTTCGTCGTTGCCAGAGAAGGCTCTGGAGACTGATCCTTTCACACCTCGCTCCGTGGGCGCTTTCCACGAGACGCAATTCAATTCAAACACATATGCTGCCTTATTGCGCACCTATTGTTTCAGTGGCACCCCATCAGCCAACAATTCTGTTGCAAACTCTCCCACTGGGTCAGAAAGCTCCTTGACGTCGTACTACGATTGTGCTTCCCCTGCATCTACTTTCCACTCATTGAGTGATTCTATCCACATTTAAAAGGCGCGAGCTCTACAGTGAGATCTGGAATCTCCTATTTACGCTGCGTCAGGTTTATGCCATTTGCTTACATTTGAGCTGGTCCATGCTCTCAGATATTGTCGCttggttttgtttttttctttttttatttaATTATCGGCATCTGTATAGATTTTTGTATAAAGTATACTTCATCAACCTATTGTGATCTCCCTGTATAGAAACGCGACCAAGCAGATCAATGCGCTTCGTAAAGTAATATGATACATGGAAGCCTTTTGCAGGTGGAGTGGTGGCGGCTGACTGTATGCAGACAAAGTTCACCATCTCACCAGACATGATAACGCCATAGTTAACCAGCCACAACGCCACTTGAACGCAAATTGCGTGTTTATAGCCCAAAATATACAATTTTCTGCAAAATGACCCCAAAAGCACAACGACgaagaagcaaaaagcaCGCTTTCATATTTTCAGCCATTCTGTCCACTAGTACCATTTCCTGTCAGAGTCATATGAACGTCGTGCGCTA encodes:
- the GLN4 gene encoding glutamine--tRNA ligase, which translates into the protein MSSELISKFQEIGLSEKKAKDIAKNEKVSASFVEVLDEGSVSKADEKKLNLLYNLAVDSKNNGVAPEQRKIVTRAIVDNRLKTNLQVTEALRYVAEKGDSATEDEMNAASGVGVELSRDDVKSEVLKYIESKKEEVLAKRYAGVPSLLSETKKLPSLKWAAPGDFKPVIDGIALELFGPKDERDVVKKEKKKKEPKASAKKEEKAAEPERSMFTEGFLGELHKPGENPQAFPELMKEHLEFTKGKVFTRFPPEPNGFLHIGHSKAIMVNFGYAKHFNGNCYLRFDDTNPEAEEEVYFNSIKNMVSWLGFEPWKITHSSDYFDELYELAEKLIKVDKAYVCHCTPEEVKAQRGMKPDGTLGGERFPSPYRSRSVEENLTEFRKMRDGHYKPGDAVLRMKQDIYSPNPQMWDLVAYRVLNAPHHRTGDKWRIYPTYDFTHCLVDSFENISHSLCTTEFRLSRESYEWLCDALHVYRPAQREYGRLNITGTILSKRKIAKLVNEGYVRGWDDPRLYTLEAIKRRGVPPGAILTFINTLGVTTSTTNIQVIRLESAVRSYLDNTTPRLMLLSEPLLCEVVNVDEGFGEEVEVSYKPGAEDKFGSRKVKFTKKFYIDRSDYRDETDKEYFRLAPGQPVGLMKVPYNVSVHEVIRDEAGNVTKLLVNYESGIKKKPKKYIQWVGENNVRKIKEIRMYNQLFKSENPSAHPDGFLKDINDKSEEIIRNSIIEAAGFEEILKKSPLNIGIEGSEFNINEAAGPHTVRFQALRIGYFCMDKDSSEDSVVLNRIVTLKEDAAKA
- the GAC1 gene encoding protein phosphatase regulator GAC1, with amino-acid sequence MSTLTLAVADYFKQEPQQAANINQKLNGLNQPKAQQLQTQSSSMSDHDRLVQGRDLLSSSAPPMLPKTSPAVAIPQKLNLSYTTSSFSKSAPDLTSWSDNHDDEVDPLTKDSDVAVKLDIGEIPDSAVAPLKESAAPKIEIKSPSAEDAFSTKTEPVVPKVEPVIDTIVAEEVSDKPRSASDTMPPLRKLKSSLKLPQLHKSSSTSSLSPKSVRFASRLENVKHFKGKDSPSAVSAQNTPLGSPSFCDFDVADYFSNNSNFTDLQLDSEDSDSDSESFFKVLQHRYKISFTNFTPPQNIYDKLSCPVYLHKAVMSADKKSMVLTVMCENLAYEKNLSVKITFNNWHSTVIYNNATYVKSFSSLNFDQFKFTIPLTSLPSAINAQFCIKYSVAGSTYWDNNNSKNYSVTLTSSDKPSPKQRSKPKISSSTFEYKPPAFSQDSHSAERPASDAFAPSKSSVPYSELVTKLMHVKMDEHKKRIPLLKSNSTSNVVSTPPPKQSSQVRPKYSRSFISRTASQDSNSGSVTSPQKTSLVKKDEPSVISPSKTASSLPEKASETDPFTPRSVGAFHETQFNSNTYAALLRTYCFSGTPSANNSVANSPTGSESSLTSYYDCASPASTFHSLSDSIHI